A portion of the Ammospiza caudacuta isolate bAmmCau1 chromosome 25, bAmmCau1.pri, whole genome shotgun sequence genome contains these proteins:
- the CTPS1 gene encoding CTP synthase 1 produces the protein MKYILVTGGVISGIGKGIIASSIGTILKSCGLHVTSIKIDPYINIDAGTFSPYEHGEVFVLDDGGEVDLDLGNYERFLDIRLTKDNNLTTGKIYQYVINKERKGDYLGKTVQVVPHITDAIQEWVMRQARIPVDEDGIEPQVCVIELGGTVGDIESMPFIEAFRQFQFKAKRENFCNIHVSLVPQPSSTGEQKTKPTQNSVRELRGLGLSPDLIVCRCSTPLDTSVKEKISMFCHVEPEQVICVHDVSSIYRVPLLLEEQGVVDYFRHRLDLPIERQPRRMLMKWKEMADRYDRLLETCSIALVGKYTKFSDSYASVIKALEHSALAINHKLDIKYIDSADLEPDTLQEEPVRYHEAWQKLCGADGVLVPGGFGVRGTEGKIQAISWARKQKKPFLGVCLGMQLAVVEFARSVLGWRDANSTEFDPKTSHPVVIDMPEHNPGQMGGTMRLGKRRTLFQTKNSIMRKLYGDHDFLEERHRHRFEVNPELKKCFEEQGLKFVGQDEEGERMEVVELEDHPFFVGVQYHPEFLSRPIKPSPPYFGLLLASAGRLTHYLQKGCRLSPRDTYSDRSGSSSPDLEITELKFPSANHD, from the exons ATGAAGTACATCCTGGTCACGGGCGGCGTGATCTCGGGCATCGGCAAGGGCATCATCGCCAGCAGCATCGGCACCATCCTCAAGTCCTGCGGGCTGCATGTCACCTCCATCAAGATCGACCCCTACATCAACATCGACGCCGGCACCTTCTCTCCGTACGAGCACG gggaGGTGTTTGTGCTGGATGATGGAGGGGAGGTGGACCTGGACCTCGGCAACTACGAGCGCTTCCTCGATATCCGACTCACCAAAGACAACAACCTGACCACGGGGAAGATCTACCAGTATGTCATTAACAAGGAGAGGAAGGGAGATTATCTTGGCAAAACGGTCCAAG ttgttcCCCACATCACAGATGCCATACAGGAATGGGTAATGAGGCAGGCACGGATTCCTGTGGATGAAGATGGCATTGAACCCCAAGTTTGTGTGATTGAG CTCGGGGGCACCGTGGGTGACATCGAGAGCATGCCGTTCATCGAGGCCTTCCGCCAGTTCCAGTTCAAGGCCAAAAGAGAGAATTTCTGCAACATTCATGTCAGCCTGGTTCCCCAG CCAAGCTCGACAGGGGAGCAGAAGACCAAACCCACCCAGAACAGTGTTCGTGAGCTCAGAGGTCTCGGGCTCTCTCCAGATCTG ATTGTTTGCAGGTGCTCCACTCCACTGGATACCTCAGTAAAAGAAAAGATTTCCATGTTCTGTCATGTTGAACCAGAACAG GTCATTTGTGTCCATGATGTCTCCTCCATCTACCGtgttcctctgctgctggaggagcagggggtTGTGGATTACTTCAGGCACAGGCTGGACCTGCCCATCGAGAGGCAGCCCAGGAGGATGCTCATGAAGTGGAAGGAGATGGCAGACAG GTACGACCGTCTGCTTGAAACGTGCTCCATTGCCCTGGTGGGCAAATACACCAAATTTTCTGACTCCTATGCATCTGTCATCAAAGCCCTGGAGCACTCTGCCCTGGCCATCAACCACAAACTTGACATCAAG TACATTGACTCTGCTGACTTGGAGCCAGACACTCTGCAGGAGGAGCCTGTCAGGTACCACGAGGCCTGGCAGAAGCTCTGTGGTGCTGA TGGAGTTCTGGTTCCTGGTGGATTTGGTGTTCGAGGGACAGAAGGCAAAATCCAAGCTATTTCCTGGgcaaggaaacagaaaaaaccctttttaG GAGTCTGTCTGGGAATGCAGCTGGCAGTGGTGGAGTTTGCTCGTAGTGTCCTTGGTTGGAGAG ATGCCAACTCAACAGAGTTTGACCCCAAAACTTCTCATCCAGTG GTCATAGACATGCCAGAACATAATCCTGGGCAAATGGGTGGGACAATGAGGCTTGGCAAGAGGAGGACACTCTTCCAAACCAAGAATTCAATCATGA GGAAGCTCTATGGAGATCATGATTTCTTGGAagagagacacagacacagattTGAG GTCAATCCAGAACTGAAGAAGTGTTTTGAAGAGCAAGGTCTGAAGTTTGTGGGGCAGGatgaggagggagagaggatgGAAGTGGTTGAGCTGGAAG accaTCCTTTCTTCGTTGGTGTTCAGTATCACCCCGAGTTCCTCTCCAGGCCCATCAAGCCATCACCCCCATACTTTGGGCTCCTCCTGGCATCTGCAGGGAGGCTCACCCACTACCTGCAGAAGGGCTGCAGGCTCTCCCCCAG ggacacctaCAGTGACAGgagtggcagcagctcccctgaCCTGGAGATAACAGAGCTGAAGTTCCCTTCAGCAAACCACGACTGA